A region from the Lysobacter sp. BMK333-48F3 genome encodes:
- a CDS encoding alkaline phosphatase D family protein has protein sequence MHDRDDTALPRRRFLGQSAAALGLGAARLALPALAAPAVIASETARPRLDYGIQFGDVGAHGTTVWARSDRTSRMWVEIDRDERFRRPLRLCGPWATPASDFTARLDLPLRPDGQPRHVRVAFEDADSGLRSAWSQGRLRAAPDRSRPVRFVWGGDVAGQGWGINPEIGGMRIFEAMRQRDPDFFLHSGDSVYADGPIAAEQAAEDGRIWRNLVAEGVHKVAESLDEYRGRYRYNLRDAHLRRFAAQVPQLWQWDDHEVVNNWSPGKDLEADPRYAVKDIDLLVRRARQAFLEYSPQRRLRDAAATRIDRVVHYGPLLDVFMLDMRSYRGANTHNLQAAADADTAFLGRRQLRELIHNLRRSRATWKIVAADMPLGLQVPDGTDAAGRKRWEAVANADPGLPRGRELEFAELLRAIRDVPNVVWLTADVHYCAAHYYDPHRAAFQDFAPFWEFVAGPLNAGSFGPNALDATFGPQVVFQKAPPHANASPLAGYQFFGEVNIDPLTRELRVDLRDLDGRSVYAKSLPAV, from the coding sequence ATGCACGATCGCGACGATACCGCCCTGCCCCGCCGCCGTTTTCTCGGCCAAAGCGCCGCCGCCCTCGGGCTGGGCGCCGCCCGGCTGGCCTTGCCTGCGCTCGCCGCGCCGGCGGTGATCGCCTCGGAGACGGCGCGCCCGCGCCTGGATTACGGCATTCAGTTCGGCGATGTCGGCGCTCACGGCACGACGGTCTGGGCGCGCAGCGACCGCACCTCGCGGATGTGGGTCGAGATCGACCGCGACGAGCGCTTCCGCCGCCCGCTGCGCCTGTGCGGGCCTTGGGCCACGCCCGCCAGCGACTTCACCGCGCGCCTGGATCTGCCGCTGCGGCCCGACGGCCAGCCGCGTCATGTCCGGGTCGCGTTCGAGGATGCCGACAGCGGCTTGCGCAGCGCCTGGAGCCAGGGCCGCCTGCGCGCGGCGCCGGACCGCTCGCGGCCGGTGCGCTTCGTCTGGGGCGGCGACGTCGCCGGCCAGGGCTGGGGCATCAATCCCGAGATCGGCGGCATGCGCATCTTCGAGGCCATGCGCCAGCGCGACCCGGATTTCTTCCTGCATTCCGGCGACAGCGTCTACGCCGACGGCCCGATCGCCGCCGAGCAGGCCGCCGAAGATGGCCGGATCTGGCGCAACCTGGTCGCCGAAGGCGTGCATAAGGTCGCCGAGAGCCTGGACGAGTACCGCGGCCGCTACCGCTACAATCTGCGCGACGCGCACCTGCGCCGGTTCGCCGCGCAGGTGCCGCAGCTGTGGCAGTGGGACGACCACGAAGTGGTCAACAACTGGTCGCCGGGCAAGGACCTGGAAGCCGATCCGCGCTATGCGGTGAAGGACATCGACCTGCTGGTGCGGCGGGCGCGCCAGGCGTTTCTCGAGTATTCGCCGCAACGCCGGCTGCGCGACGCGGCAGCGACGCGGATCGACCGGGTGGTGCATTACGGGCCGCTGCTGGATGTGTTCATGCTCGACATGCGCAGCTACCGCGGCGCCAACACCCACAACCTGCAAGCCGCGGCCGATGCCGATACCGCCTTCCTCGGTCGCCGTCAGCTGCGCGAACTGATCCATAACCTGCGCCGTTCGCGCGCCACCTGGAAGATCGTCGCCGCCGACATGCCGCTGGGCCTGCAAGTGCCCGACGGCACCGACGCCGCCGGCCGCAAGCGTTGGGAAGCGGTCGCCAATGCCGACCCGGGCCTGCCGCGCGGGCGCGAGCTGGAGTTCGCCGAGCTGCTGCGGGCGATCCGCGACGTGCCGAACGTGGTCTGGCTGACCGCCGACGTGCATTACTGCGCCGCGCATTACTACGACCCGCACCGCGCCGCGTTCCAGGATTTCGCCCCGTTCTGGGAGTTCGTCGCCGGGCCGCTCAATGCCGGCTCGTTCGGGCCCAATGCGCTGGATGCGACTTTCGGCCCGCAGGTGGTGTTCCAGAAGGCGCCGCCGCATGCCAACGCCTCGCCGCTGGCCGGCTACCAGTTCTTCGGCGAGGTCAATATCGATCCGCTGACGCGCGAGTTGCGGGTGGATCTGCGCGATCTCGACGGGCGCAGCGTGTATGCCAAGAGCTTGCCGGCGGTTTGA
- a CDS encoding pyridoxamine 5'-phosphate oxidase family protein: protein MSHTPQELEQKFWKALQSDRTVMLGLEDSAEGPGLPRPMTALYEHEHGPIWFFTATDNGLVEALGSGAAAATMTLTSKDHEVFATVTGQLRSQLDRTVIERLWNPFIAAWYEGGKDDPKLALLRLDPDQAEVWLNENSLLAGVKLLLGADPKRSYRDKTAKLDLKH, encoded by the coding sequence ATGTCCCACACCCCGCAAGAGCTGGAACAGAAATTCTGGAAGGCGCTGCAGTCCGACCGCACCGTGATGCTGGGCCTGGAAGACAGCGCCGAAGGCCCGGGCCTGCCGCGGCCGATGACCGCCCTGTACGAGCACGAGCACGGGCCGATCTGGTTCTTTACCGCGACCGACAACGGTCTGGTCGAGGCCTTGGGCAGCGGCGCGGCCGCCGCGACGATGACCTTGACCTCGAAAGACCACGAAGTGTTCGCGACCGTGACCGGTCAATTGCGCTCCCAGCTCGACCGTACGGTGATCGAACGCCTGTGGAATCCTTTCATCGCCGCCTGGTACGAGGGCGGCAAGGACGACCCCAAGCTCGCCCTGCTGCGGCTGGACCCGGACCAGGCCGAAGTCTGGCTTAACGAGAACAGCCTGCTGGCCGGAGTCAAACTGCTGCTCGGCGCCGACCCCAAGCGCAGCTACCGCGACAAGACCGCCAAGCTCGACCTCAAGCACTGA
- a CDS encoding 2,3-dihydro-2,3-dihydroxybenzoate dehydrogenase, whose product MSAVAAIRSEGEFAGRLVLVTGAAQGIGAATAQRLAVQGARLVLIDRDGDALAATAAALREAGAEVAATALDLTDAGAVEAAVAAIECERGSIEHLAHVAGILRVGASLDLDFEDWDACMAVNARAVFATTRAVARRMRERGRGSIVAVGSNAAAAPRVGMAAYAASKAAAHQYLRCLALELAPHGIRCNIVSPGSTDTAMQRAFAGDESARREILDGVPARYRLGIPLRRIADPDDIAEAICFLLSDRARHITLHDLRIDGGATLDA is encoded by the coding sequence ATGAGCGCTGTCGCGGCGATCCGCAGCGAAGGCGAGTTCGCCGGGCGACTGGTCCTGGTCACCGGTGCGGCACAGGGCATCGGCGCCGCCACCGCACAGCGGCTGGCGGTGCAGGGCGCGCGGTTGGTGCTGATCGATCGCGATGGCGATGCGTTGGCGGCCACCGCCGCGGCCTTGCGCGAGGCCGGCGCCGAGGTCGCCGCGACCGCATTGGATCTGACCGATGCCGGCGCGGTCGAGGCCGCGGTGGCGGCGATCGAATGCGAACGCGGTTCGATCGAGCACCTGGCCCATGTCGCCGGCATCCTGCGCGTCGGCGCCAGCCTCGATCTCGATTTCGAGGACTGGGACGCGTGCATGGCGGTCAATGCGCGCGCGGTGTTCGCGACCACCCGCGCGGTCGCCCGGCGCATGCGCGAACGCGGCCGCGGCAGCATCGTCGCGGTCGGCTCCAATGCCGCCGCCGCGCCGCGGGTCGGCATGGCCGCGTATGCCGCATCCAAGGCCGCCGCCCACCAGTACCTGCGCTGCCTGGCGCTGGAACTGGCGCCGCACGGCATCCGCTGCAACATCGTCTCGCCGGGCTCGACCGACACCGCAATGCAACGCGCCTTCGCCGGCGACGAAAGCGCGCGGCGCGAGATCCTCGACGGCGTGCCGGCGCGCTATCGGCTCGGCATTCCGCTGCGCCGCATCGCCGATCCCGACGACATCGCCGAAGCGATCTGCTTCCTGCTGTCCGATCGCGCCCGCCACATCACCCTGCACGATCTTCGCATCGACGGCGGCGCGACCCTGGACGCCTGA
- a CDS encoding siderophore-interacting protein, whose amino-acid sequence MSAPSRPRLLRVARIVQRSPQMRRITLAGAELAGFPLGSEGAHIKLLFPAVAGEAPALPSLGERGPVWPADAPRPHVRTYTVARLDAQANELDVDIVLHGDDGPASRWAATARPGDPLGLAGPGGPPLFQPQAERFLLIGDPSSYALMCAVIAQLPAQARVDALLEVPDAGEILDLPAHPRLHARWFSRDGAPAAPSRLLLEALRTMPWPAEQAWSVTLAGETAQVVAIRDFLAREREVPRSMMYAVPYWKESWDEDRYHEERHRIMDAFDEAAA is encoded by the coding sequence ATGAGCGCGCCGTCGCGTCCGCGGCTGCTGCGGGTCGCGCGCATCGTCCAGCGCAGCCCGCAGATGCGCCGGATCACCCTGGCCGGCGCCGAGCTGGCCGGGTTTCCGCTCGGCAGCGAGGGCGCCCACATCAAGCTGCTGTTCCCCGCGGTCGCCGGCGAAGCGCCGGCGCTGCCGAGCCTGGGCGAGCGCGGCCCGGTGTGGCCGGCGGACGCGCCGCGCCCGCACGTGCGCACCTACACCGTGGCGCGCCTGGACGCGCAGGCCAACGAACTCGACGTCGACATCGTCCTGCACGGCGACGACGGCCCGGCCTCGCGCTGGGCGGCGACCGCGCGCCCCGGCGATCCGCTCGGCCTGGCCGGCCCGGGCGGCCCGCCGCTGTTCCAGCCGCAGGCCGAGCGTTTCCTGCTGATCGGCGACCCGAGCAGCTATGCGCTGATGTGCGCGGTGATCGCGCAATTGCCGGCACAGGCGCGGGTCGACGCGCTGCTGGAAGTGCCCGATGCCGGCGAAATTCTCGACCTGCCGGCGCATCCGCGCCTGCATGCGCGCTGGTTCTCGCGCGACGGCGCGCCGGCCGCGCCGAGCCGGTTGCTGCTGGAGGCCCTGCGGACGATGCCGTGGCCGGCCGAGCAGGCCTGGTCGGTGACCCTGGCCGGCGAAACCGCGCAAGTGGTGGCGATCCGCGACTTCCTCGCCCGCGAGCGCGAGGTGCCGCGCTCGATGATGTACGCGGTTCCGTACTGGAAAGAAAGTTGGGACGAAGACCGCTACCACGAGGAACGGCACCGGATCATGGATGCGTTCGACGAGGCGGCGGCATGA
- a CDS encoding condensation domain-containing protein: MSAPESLALTGPQYGMWAAQQLDPDSPSLWTAEAVELEGELDIQALRAAVLDTLRACDALHMRYREGEDGLSQSLDPARGVEWPLIDCSNAVDPWSEAREWMRGDLARRADLRQGPLFASALIRLGPQRHLWYLRVHHIALDGFAYLLLIHRVAELYSAAVGGRAAAPARDWSLAPVVAEDAAYRQSSRCAEDRAFWLERFAGAGEPVTLGRKCAPDDSSHSLRRLLPPAQYQAWQGAARAVGADWASWLVAAIAAWMHARSSAREIALGLLVMNRLGSAALGVPCMAMNVVPLRIALDPAQGFDVLVREVAAELRALRPHQRYNYEWLRGDLGLADSHAQLYGPVLNLMPFDRGFIFEGLRSRAHPVSVGSVEDLDITVSPLPDGLRLDLEANPQAYPLEVLEAHQVALLGLLDAVIAAPQATLATLIERSRDTAAEAA; encoded by the coding sequence ATGAGCGCACCGGAGTCCTTGGCCCTGACCGGGCCGCAATACGGCATGTGGGCGGCGCAGCAGCTCGATCCGGACAGCCCATCCTTGTGGACCGCCGAAGCGGTCGAACTGGAAGGCGAGCTCGATATCCAGGCCTTGCGCGCAGCGGTCCTGGACACCTTGCGCGCCTGCGACGCCCTGCATATGCGCTATCGCGAGGGCGAAGACGGGCTGTCTCAGAGCCTGGATCCCGCGCGCGGGGTGGAGTGGCCGCTGATCGACTGTTCGAACGCCGTCGATCCCTGGAGCGAAGCGCGCGAGTGGATGCGCGGCGATCTGGCGCGGCGCGCCGATCTGCGACAGGGCCCCTTGTTCGCCAGCGCGCTGATCCGGCTCGGTCCGCAGCGGCACCTGTGGTATCTGCGCGTGCACCACATCGCCCTGGACGGCTTCGCTTACCTGCTGCTGATCCACCGCGTCGCCGAGCTGTACAGTGCCGCGGTCGGTGGGCGTGCGGCGGCGCCGGCGCGGGACTGGTCGCTGGCGCCGGTGGTGGCCGAGGACGCCGCGTATCGGCAGTCGTCGCGTTGCGCCGAGGATCGCGCGTTCTGGCTCGAGCGCTTCGCCGGCGCCGGCGAGCCGGTCACGCTCGGGCGCAAATGCGCGCCCGACGACAGCTCGCATTCGCTGCGGCGCCTGCTGCCGCCGGCGCAGTACCAGGCCTGGCAAGGCGCGGCGCGGGCGGTCGGCGCCGACTGGGCCAGTTGGCTGGTCGCGGCGATCGCGGCCTGGATGCATGCGCGCAGTAGCGCGCGCGAGATCGCGCTCGGCCTGTTGGTGATGAACCGGCTCGGCAGCGCCGCGCTGGGCGTGCCGTGCATGGCGATGAACGTGGTACCGCTGCGGATCGCGCTGGACCCGGCGCAGGGTTTCGACGTCCTGGTCCGCGAGGTTGCCGCCGAGTTGCGCGCCCTGCGCCCGCACCAGCGCTACAACTACGAATGGCTGCGCGGCGATCTCGGCCTGGCCGACAGCCATGCGCAGTTGTACGGGCCGGTGCTGAACCTGATGCCGTTCGACCGCGGTTTCATCTTCGAAGGCCTGCGCAGTCGCGCCCACCCGGTATCGGTGGGGTCGGTCGAAGACCTCGACATCACCGTTTCGCCCTTGCCCGACGGACTGCGCCTGGATCTGGAAGCCAATCCGCAGGCCTATCCGCTTGAGGTGCTGGAAGCGCACCAGGTGGCGCTGCTGGGCTTGCTGGACGCGGTCATCGCCGCACCCCAGGCCACGCTGGCGACGCTGATCGAGCGCAGCCGCGATACCGCCGCGGAGGCCGCATGA
- a CDS encoding isochorismatase produces MTIPTIASYPMPGAERLPANRVDWRPDPARAVLLIHDMQDYFLAFYDRGQAPVPELIGNIRALREACDGAGVPVVYTAQPGEQSASQRGLLQPWWGPGITAKPELTPVASEIAPRPQDTVLTKWRYSAFVSSDLRERMRAQGRDQLIVCGIYAHIGCMMTVADAFMHDIQPFLIGDAVADFSAQEHAMALDYVSRRCGVVIGRAACEAALGAGLGLPRSLAQLRSELAQIIEVPLDEVGSEDNPFEIGLDSIRLMSLLERWSAGGERIGLVELAERASVADWWQLIDSRRAA; encoded by the coding sequence ATGACCATCCCCACCATCGCCAGCTACCCCATGCCGGGCGCCGAACGCCTGCCCGCCAATCGCGTCGACTGGCGTCCGGACCCGGCGCGGGCGGTGCTGCTGATCCACGACATGCAGGACTATTTCCTCGCCTTCTACGACCGCGGCCAGGCGCCGGTGCCGGAACTGATCGGCAACATCCGCGCCCTGCGCGAAGCCTGCGACGGCGCCGGCGTGCCGGTGGTCTACACCGCCCAGCCCGGCGAGCAGAGCGCCAGCCAGCGCGGCCTGTTGCAACCCTGGTGGGGTCCGGGCATCACCGCCAAGCCGGAACTGACCCCGGTCGCGAGCGAAATCGCGCCGCGGCCGCAGGACACGGTGCTGACCAAGTGGCGCTACAGCGCCTTCGTCTCCAGCGACCTGCGCGAGCGCATGCGCGCGCAAGGCCGCGACCAGTTGATCGTGTGCGGCATCTACGCCCACATCGGCTGCATGATGACCGTCGCCGACGCCTTCATGCACGACATCCAACCGTTCCTGATCGGCGATGCAGTCGCCGATTTTTCCGCCCAGGAGCATGCGATGGCGCTGGACTACGTCTCGCGCCGCTGCGGCGTGGTGATCGGCCGCGCCGCCTGCGAGGCCGCCCTGGGCGCAGGCCTGGGCTTGCCGCGCAGCCTGGCGCAGTTGCGCAGCGAACTGGCGCAGATCATCGAAGTGCCGCTGGACGAAGTCGGCAGCGAGGACAATCCGTTCGAGATCGGCCTGGATTCGATCCGGCTGATGAGCCTGCTGGAACGCTGGTCGGCCGGCGGCGAACGGATCGGCCTGGTCGAACTGGCCGAGCGCGCCAGCGTCGCCGACTGGTGGCAGTTGATCGATTCGCGCCGGGCGGCCTGA
- a CDS encoding (2,3-dihydroxybenzoyl)adenylate synthase, whose amino-acid sequence MSVAAQAQGDAHLDGFVPWPADFARRYRERGYWAGIGLYTRLAQVAAQHPQRIALVCGERRWTYAEFDRRVRAFAAGLRRIGIVARDRVVLQLPNLAEHYVACYALFRIGALPVFALPAHRRAEIGYFVGHAQARAAIVADRDGGFDYRDLLRELQAEHACLQQAIVVGEAQEFHAFDALYDAPLPTGDPADGPDAGEVAFLQLSGGSTGVPKLIPRTHDDYLYSVRASARICGLDERCVYLCALPAAHNFPMSSPGALGVFDAGGCVVLARRPEAEACFELIQRERVSLTAVVPALALAWLESGARRRYDLSSLDTIQIGGAHLAGDVARRVPEAFGCRLQQVFGMAEGLVNYTRDDDPAELALTSQGRPISEDDEIRIVDDEDVDVAEGEIGHLLTRGPYTIRGYYRAQAHNARAFTADGFYRTGDRVRRLPSGHLVVEGRAKDLVNRGGEKIAAEEVESHLLAHPAVFDAALVAMPDRWLGEKSCAFVVLREPAPAPRELQRFVRERGVAAYKVPDRIEVLAQLPRTAVGKIDKKALRARFEPADASSTAASAAGSISTAPIPTAPVSTAPTSATSISATADPT is encoded by the coding sequence ATGAGCGTAGCGGCGCAGGCGCAGGGGGACGCGCATCTGGACGGCTTCGTGCCGTGGCCGGCGGACTTCGCCCGGCGTTATCGCGAGCGCGGTTACTGGGCCGGGATCGGCCTGTACACGCGGTTGGCGCAAGTGGCGGCGCAGCATCCGCAGCGGATCGCGCTGGTCTGCGGCGAGCGCCGCTGGACCTACGCCGAATTCGACCGCCGCGTGCGCGCTTTCGCCGCCGGCCTGCGCCGGATCGGCATCGTGGCGCGCGACCGGGTGGTGTTGCAGCTGCCGAACCTGGCCGAACACTACGTCGCCTGCTACGCGCTGTTCCGGATCGGCGCGCTGCCGGTGTTCGCCTTGCCGGCGCACCGGCGCGCCGAGATCGGCTACTTCGTCGGCCACGCCCAGGCCCGCGCCGCCATCGTCGCCGACCGCGACGGCGGCTTCGACTACCGCGACCTGCTGCGCGAACTGCAGGCCGAGCACGCCTGCCTGCAGCAGGCGATCGTGGTCGGCGAGGCGCAGGAATTCCACGCATTCGATGCGCTGTACGACGCGCCGCTGCCGACCGGAGATCCGGCCGACGGCCCGGATGCGGGCGAGGTCGCCTTCCTGCAGCTGTCCGGCGGTAGCACCGGCGTGCCCAAGCTGATCCCGCGCACCCACGACGATTATCTGTACAGCGTCCGCGCCAGCGCCCGGATCTGCGGCCTCGACGAGCGCTGCGTCTACCTGTGCGCGCTGCCGGCGGCGCACAACTTCCCGATGAGTTCGCCCGGCGCCCTGGGGGTGTTCGATGCCGGCGGCTGCGTGGTGTTGGCGCGGCGGCCCGAGGCCGAGGCCTGTTTCGAACTGATCCAGCGCGAGCGGGTCAGCCTGACCGCGGTGGTGCCGGCGCTGGCGCTGGCCTGGCTGGAGTCGGGCGCACGCCGGCGCTACGACCTGTCCAGCCTGGACACGATCCAGATCGGCGGCGCGCACCTCGCCGGCGATGTCGCCCGGCGCGTGCCCGAGGCCTTCGGTTGCCGCCTGCAGCAGGTGTTCGGCATGGCCGAAGGGCTGGTCAACTACACCCGCGACGACGATCCGGCCGAGCTGGCGTTGACCAGCCAAGGGCGCCCGATCAGCGAGGACGACGAGATCCGCATCGTCGACGACGAAGACGTCGACGTGGCCGAGGGCGAGATCGGGCATCTGCTGACCCGCGGCCCCTACACGATCCGCGGCTACTACCGGGCGCAGGCGCACAACGCACGCGCCTTCACCGCCGACGGCTTCTATCGCACCGGCGATCGGGTGCGGCGTCTGCCCAGCGGCCATCTGGTGGTCGAAGGCCGGGCCAAGGACCTGGTCAACCGCGGCGGCGAGAAGATCGCCGCGGAAGAGGTCGAAAGCCATCTGCTCGCTCATCCGGCGGTGTTCGACGCCGCCCTGGTGGCGATGCCGGACCGCTGGCTGGGCGAGAAGAGCTGCGCCTTCGTGGTGCTGCGCGAGCCGGCGCCGGCGCCGCGCGAGCTGCAGCGCTTCGTGCGCGAGCGCGGCGTCGCCGCCTACAAGGTGCCCGACCGGATCGAAGTGTTGGCGCAACTGCCGCGCACCGCGGTCGGCAAGATCGACAAGAAAGCCCTGCGCGCGCGCTTCGAGCCCGCCGACGCGAGCTCCACCGCGGCGTCGGCGGCCGGCTCCATTTCTACAGCGCCCATTCCAACAGCGCCCGTTTCGACGGCGCCCACCTCAGCGACTTCCATTTCAGCGACCGCAGACCCGACATGA
- a CDS encoding isochorismate synthase: protein MIGDANGLARQDTGNDTAAVAALAIAGAASPLLSGYQPHDSLFSSSHQQWHARGLLAPLTRAIDDDLAGAAERLLAQTALEHGRLPLLGAVPFDRGQGACLWLPSQAVFAAGRARHRGAALSAVPGNERPRPAIESVPAPAQFKRNVERSLAQIRDGGLRKVVMSRSLRIGARVDVPQLLSQLLARAPSAYTFAMDLAAVQGAPACLIGSSPELLLAKRGARIVSNPLAGSIPRVADPDEDARRARGLLESAKDLHEHALVVEAVAASLAPYCRELQVPATPSLLATPTMWHLSTRVDGVLKDPATSSLRLALALHPTPAVCGAPTQLARDAIRELEGYDRGLFTGLVGWCDADGDGEWAVTIRCALVEEQQATVFAGAGIVAGSEPEAELTETSAKLGTMLGAMGLAHAVEAGEGEA from the coding sequence ATGATCGGCGACGCCAATGGACTGGCGCGCCAAGACACCGGCAACGACACCGCCGCCGTCGCAGCGCTCGCGATCGCCGGCGCCGCCTCGCCGCTGTTGTCGGGCTATCAGCCGCACGACTCGCTGTTCTCTTCCTCGCATCAGCAATGGCATGCGCGCGGGCTGTTGGCGCCGCTGACCCGGGCGATCGACGACGACCTGGCCGGCGCGGCCGAGCGCTTGCTCGCGCAGACCGCGCTCGAACACGGCCGGCTGCCGCTGCTCGGCGCAGTGCCGTTCGACCGCGGCCAGGGCGCGTGCCTGTGGCTGCCGAGTCAGGCGGTGTTCGCCGCCGGCCGCGCACGCCATCGCGGCGCGGCGTTGAGCGCGGTGCCCGGCAACGAACGGCCCAGGCCGGCGATCGAGTCGGTGCCGGCGCCGGCCCAGTTCAAGCGCAACGTCGAACGCTCGCTGGCGCAGATCCGCGACGGCGGACTGCGTAAGGTGGTGATGTCGCGCAGCCTGCGCATCGGCGCGCGGGTCGACGTTCCGCAGCTGTTGTCGCAACTGCTGGCGCGTGCGCCCTCGGCCTACACCTTCGCCATGGACCTGGCCGCGGTGCAGGGCGCGCCGGCCTGCCTGATCGGCTCCAGCCCGGAACTGCTGCTGGCCAAGCGCGGTGCGCGCATCGTCTCCAATCCGCTGGCCGGCTCGATCCCGCGCGTCGCCGATCCCGACGAGGATGCGCGCCGCGCCCGCGGCCTGCTCGAATCGGCCAAGGACCTGCACGAGCATGCCTTGGTGGTCGAGGCGGTGGCCGCCAGCCTGGCCCCGTACTGTCGCGAGTTGCAGGTGCCGGCGACGCCGTCGCTGCTGGCGACGCCGACCATGTGGCATCTGTCGACCCGCGTCGACGGCGTGCTGAAAGATCCGGCCACCAGTTCGCTGCGCCTGGCCCTGGCCTTGCATCCGACCCCGGCGGTGTGCGGCGCGCCGACCCAGCTCGCGCGCGACGCGATCCGCGAACTGGAAGGCTACGACCGCGGCCTGTTCACCGGCCTGGTCGGCTGGTGCGACGCCGACGGCGACGGCGAATGGGCGGTGACGATCCGGTGCGCCCTGGTCGAGGAACAGCAGGCGACCGTGTTCGCCGGAGCCGGCATCGTCGCCGGCTCGGAACCCGAGGCCGAGCTGACCGAAACCAGCGCCAAGCTCGGCACCATGCTCGGCGCGATGGGCCTGGCGCATGCCGTGGAGGCGGGGGAGGGCGAGGCATGA
- a CDS encoding glycoside hydrolase family 16 protein, with protein sequence MNPTRLATTALLASLFGLAAAMPAAAQTLVWRDEFNGPSIDRNRWTYDVGDGCQIGLCGWGNSELQYYTSRPENARIENGRLVIEARREAFGSRAFTSARLKTEGRLHFKYGTLEARIKVPDLRNGLWPAYWMLGTVGNWPARGEIDLVEMGSAAAIGAGLTNRRVGAAVHWDYQGSQADYGRDYDSPSDLSGGFHVYRMTWDPQFIRVSIDGRPYFEFAISDIEGASLHEFHQQHFLLLNLAVGGSYTGIYSNAGISAPLPGKMEIDYIRLYQNPGSELYTGANAPAGKFGVYTERGDMNARLNYGSDAELYLWNNLTPIAAPAYEGSQSMAFRANAGAWYGLGVYTGYRNMSRFGNGRLKFHMRTTAGNSFKIGLNSSLGDSWIVFAPGGQQYGLVRDGNWHEVSIPFSAFHDLDLHALKQMFMLAADPPGSNVDVFIDNVYYQDY encoded by the coding sequence ATGAATCCCACGCGCTTGGCAACGACCGCCTTGCTCGCATCGCTGTTCGGCCTGGCCGCGGCAATGCCCGCCGCCGCGCAGACCCTGGTCTGGCGGGACGAATTCAACGGTCCGTCGATCGACCGCAACCGCTGGACTTACGACGTCGGCGACGGCTGCCAGATCGGCCTGTGCGGCTGGGGCAACAGCGAATTGCAGTACTACACCAGCCGGCCGGAGAACGCGCGGATCGAGAACGGACGGCTGGTGATCGAAGCCCGGCGCGAGGCCTTCGGCAGCCGCGCGTTCACCTCGGCGCGGCTCAAGACCGAGGGCCGGCTGCACTTCAAGTACGGCACCCTAGAGGCGCGGATCAAGGTGCCGGACCTGCGCAACGGCCTGTGGCCGGCGTACTGGATGCTCGGCACGGTCGGCAACTGGCCGGCGCGCGGCGAGATCGACCTGGTCGAAATGGGCTCGGCCGCGGCGATCGGCGCCGGGCTGACCAATCGCCGGGTCGGCGCGGCGGTGCATTGGGACTACCAGGGTTCGCAGGCCGATTACGGCCGCGACTACGACAGCCCCAGCGACCTGTCCGGTGGCTTCCACGTCTATCGCATGACCTGGGACCCGCAGTTCATCCGCGTCTCCATCGACGGCCGGCCGTACTTCGAGTTCGCGATTTCCGACATCGAGGGCGCCTCGCTGCACGAGTTCCACCAGCAGCACTTCCTGCTGCTGAACCTGGCCGTCGGCGGCAGCTACACCGGCATCTATTCCAACGCCGGGATCAGCGCGCCGCTACCCGGCAAGATGGAGATCGACTACATCCGCCTGTACCAGAACCCGGGCAGCGAGCTGTACACCGGCGCCAACGCACCCGCCGGCAAGTTCGGCGTCTACACCGAGCGCGGCGACATGAACGCGCGCCTGAACTACGGCAGCGACGCCGAGCTGTACTTGTGGAACAACCTGACTCCGATCGCCGCGCCGGCGTACGAGGGTAGCCAGTCGATGGCCTTCCGCGCCAACGCCGGCGCGTGGTACGGGCTCGGCGTGTACACCGGCTATCGCAACATGAGCCGCTTCGGCAACGGCCGGCTCAAGTTCCATATGCGCACCACCGCCGGCAACAGTTTCAAGATCGGCCTCAACAGTTCCTTAGGCGACAGCTGGATCGTGTTCGCCCCCGGTGGCCAGCAATACGGCCTGGTCCGCGACGGCAACTGGCACGAAGTCAGCATCCCGTTCAGCGCCTTCCACGACCTCGACCTGCATGCGCTGAAGCAGATGTTCATGCTCGCCGCCGATCCGCCCGGGTCGAACGTCGATGTCTTCATCGACAACGTTTACTACCAGGACTACTGA